In Euphorbia lathyris chromosome 9, ddEupLath1.1, whole genome shotgun sequence, the following are encoded in one genomic region:
- the LOC136206924 gene encoding pentatricopeptide repeat-containing protein At3g22470, mitochondrial-like isoform X1 has translation MLRWSSRRLRTWFSSHHHQVIPISANSFSHHQIHTPAKVRGAPTQYNFHDVMSSFNHMLRVNPSPSIIQFNKLLSALVRMKHFQTVLSLSKQMDFVGISPDVYTATILINCFCHLHRVDFGFSVLGKMFKLGLEPDIITFNNLINGLCIQAKVVEAVDCFDKIIAIGYQPDVKTYTVIVNSLSKMGKFNVAFGLLEEMARRGCKPDVVTYNSIIDSLCKYGLIEQAFHLFFKITNEGILPDVVTYSSLLHGLCYSGQWKKASTLFSDMLDQNIAPDIVTFNILVDELCKEGMVDKARCVVGTMIQQGMELNVITYSSLVDGFGLDRQMYQARKVFNVITRKNSIPDVCTYNILIHWYCKWNMIDEANQLLDEMLCKGLSPNNYTYNALIRGFCHTKSLEEGMKLFKDLCAGGYLPDTVTYSNLLHCLCERKHFDVALALLAEMQTRKLKPNLSIFNILIDGMCKAGRLEKAKKLFSMIYVGGLQPDVQTYTIMINGLCKKGLLDEAYKVFREMKEHTCLPDSVSYNVIIHGFLRHKNLSAGIELIREMREQGFSADNSTVAMVVDLSCKDKFILENL, from the coding sequence ATGCTAAGGTGGAGCAGCAGACGTCTTCGCACTTGGTTTTCATCTCATCATCATCAGGTAATTCCTATTTCTGCAAATTCATTTTCTCATCATCAAATTCATACTCCAGCAAAAGTGAGAGGAGCTCCAACCCAATACAACTTTCATGATGTCATGTCTTCCTTCAATCATATGCTTCGTGTGAATCCATCCCCTTCTATCATTCAATTCAACAAATTGTTATCTGCACTAGTTAGAATGAAGCATTTCCAGACTGTCCTTTCTTTGTCTAAGCAGATGGACTTTGTGGGAATTTCACCTGATGTTTATACTGCTACTATTTTGATCAATTGCTTTTGCCATTTACACCGGGTCGATTTTGGATTTTCTGTTTTAGGGAAAATGTTCAAACTTGGTTTGGAGCCTGACATCATAACCTTTAACAATTTGATTAATGGTTTATGTATACAAGCTAAAGTTGTTGAAGCAGTAGATTGTTTTGACAAGATAATCGCCATAGGATATCAACCTGATGTAAAGACGTATACTGTCATTGTCAATTCTCTATCTAAAATGGGAAAATTCAATGTGGCCTTTGGTTTGCTTGAAGAAATGGCTAGGAGAGGTTGCAAGCCTGATGTGGTCACTTATAATTCTATTATTGATAGCCTCTGCAAGTATGGCTTGATCGAGCAAGCATTTCACCTATTCTTCAAGATTACAAATGAAGGTATTTTACCTGATGTTGTTACCTACAGTTCTTTACTTCACGGTTTATGCTATTCAGGCCAGTGGAAAAAAGCTTCTACATTGTTCAGTGACATGTTGGATCAGAACATAGCACCAGATATAGTTACCTTTAATATACTTGTTGATGAATTATGCAAGGAAGGAATGGTGGATAAGGCTAGATGTGTGGTCGGAACAATGATTCAACAAGGTATGGAGCTCAATGTTATCACTTACAGTTCCTTAGTAGATGGATTTGGTTTGGATAGGCAGATGTATCAAGCTAGGAAAGTATTTAATGTGATTACGAGGAAGAATTCTATTCCTGATGTTTGTACTTATAACATTTTGATTCATTGGTACTGCAAATGGAATATGATTGATGAGGCAAATCAACTTCTGGATGAAATGCTTTGTAAAGGTTTAAGTCCTAACAATTATACTTATAATGCTCTTATACGTGGCTTTTGTCATACAAAAAGCCTTGAGGAAGGCATGAAACTTTTTAAAGACTTGTGTGCCGGTGGCTATCTTCCCGATACAGTAACTTACTCAAATTTGTTACACTGCTTGTGTGAACGTAAGCATTTTGATGTTGCCTTGGCCCTATTAGCTGAAATGCAAACGAGAAAATTGAAGCCTAATTTATCTATATTCAATATTCTAATTGATGGGATGTGCAAAGCTGGAAGGCTTGAAAAAGCGAAGAAATTATTTTCTATGATTTATGTTGGAGGGTTGCAACCTGATGTTCAAACATATACTATAATGATTAATGGACTTTGTAAGAAAGGATTACTAGATGAAGCATATAAGGTGTTCAGGGAAATGAAAGAACATACATGCTTGCCGGATAGTGTTTCTTACAATGTGATTATTCATGGATTTCTGCGGCACAAGAATTTGTCCGCTGGGATAGAACTCATACGTGAAATGCGCGAACAGGGCTTTTCTGCAGATAACTCTACGGTAGCTATGGTAGTTGATCTATCTTGCAAGGACAAATTCATCCTGGAGAATCTCTAA
- the LOC136206924 gene encoding pentatricopeptide repeat-containing protein At3g22470, mitochondrial-like isoform X2 — translation MFKLGLEPDIITFNNLINGLCIQAKVVEAVDCFDKIIAIGYQPDVKTYTVIVNSLSKMGKFNVAFGLLEEMARRGCKPDVVTYNSIIDSLCKYGLIEQAFHLFFKITNEGILPDVVTYSSLLHGLCYSGQWKKASTLFSDMLDQNIAPDIVTFNILVDELCKEGMVDKARCVVGTMIQQGMELNVITYSSLVDGFGLDRQMYQARKVFNVITRKNSIPDVCTYNILIHWYCKWNMIDEANQLLDEMLCKGLSPNNYTYNALIRGFCHTKSLEEGMKLFKDLCAGGYLPDTVTYSNLLHCLCERKHFDVALALLAEMQTRKLKPNLSIFNILIDGMCKAGRLEKAKKLFSMIYVGGLQPDVQTYTIMINGLCKKGLLDEAYKVFREMKEHTCLPDSVSYNVIIHGFLRHKNLSAGIELIREMREQGFSADNSTVAMVVDLSCKDKFILENL, via the coding sequence ATGTTCAAACTTGGTTTGGAGCCTGACATCATAACCTTTAACAATTTGATTAATGGTTTATGTATACAAGCTAAAGTTGTTGAAGCAGTAGATTGTTTTGACAAGATAATCGCCATAGGATATCAACCTGATGTAAAGACGTATACTGTCATTGTCAATTCTCTATCTAAAATGGGAAAATTCAATGTGGCCTTTGGTTTGCTTGAAGAAATGGCTAGGAGAGGTTGCAAGCCTGATGTGGTCACTTATAATTCTATTATTGATAGCCTCTGCAAGTATGGCTTGATCGAGCAAGCATTTCACCTATTCTTCAAGATTACAAATGAAGGTATTTTACCTGATGTTGTTACCTACAGTTCTTTACTTCACGGTTTATGCTATTCAGGCCAGTGGAAAAAAGCTTCTACATTGTTCAGTGACATGTTGGATCAGAACATAGCACCAGATATAGTTACCTTTAATATACTTGTTGATGAATTATGCAAGGAAGGAATGGTGGATAAGGCTAGATGTGTGGTCGGAACAATGATTCAACAAGGTATGGAGCTCAATGTTATCACTTACAGTTCCTTAGTAGATGGATTTGGTTTGGATAGGCAGATGTATCAAGCTAGGAAAGTATTTAATGTGATTACGAGGAAGAATTCTATTCCTGATGTTTGTACTTATAACATTTTGATTCATTGGTACTGCAAATGGAATATGATTGATGAGGCAAATCAACTTCTGGATGAAATGCTTTGTAAAGGTTTAAGTCCTAACAATTATACTTATAATGCTCTTATACGTGGCTTTTGTCATACAAAAAGCCTTGAGGAAGGCATGAAACTTTTTAAAGACTTGTGTGCCGGTGGCTATCTTCCCGATACAGTAACTTACTCAAATTTGTTACACTGCTTGTGTGAACGTAAGCATTTTGATGTTGCCTTGGCCCTATTAGCTGAAATGCAAACGAGAAAATTGAAGCCTAATTTATCTATATTCAATATTCTAATTGATGGGATGTGCAAAGCTGGAAGGCTTGAAAAAGCGAAGAAATTATTTTCTATGATTTATGTTGGAGGGTTGCAACCTGATGTTCAAACATATACTATAATGATTAATGGACTTTGTAAGAAAGGATTACTAGATGAAGCATATAAGGTGTTCAGGGAAATGAAAGAACATACATGCTTGCCGGATAGTGTTTCTTACAATGTGATTATTCATGGATTTCTGCGGCACAAGAATTTGTCCGCTGGGATAGAACTCATACGTGAAATGCGCGAACAGGGCTTTTCTGCAGATAACTCTACGGTAGCTATGGTAGTTGATCTATCTTGCAAGGACAAATTCATCCTGGAGAATCTCTAA